TTTTAGAAGCTACGAAGGCTTCTAAAGCGCGCCATCGCTACCAGCTATATCCAAAAGTGAGATGGCTTGTCATCAGCATTCATGAGAGTTTTTTGGATCTTTCGATTTTTTGCCTAAATAGAGACAGAATTTGATTGGAATCGCTCTAAGTTGATGAAAATACAGTTCTTGTCTGTCACCAATTAGAGACAGACCAAGGGCTGTGCCGCCTGGTCTAGTGTCAGCTTAGACGGGAATAAGTCGGCTTAAGGAGCAATCTCTTCGATCGTATAGGACATCGCTCGATCGTCGAAGCCTAGATCGAACAGGGATCGGACATCCTCCCGGTAGTCGCGATCAGTGCCGCTAAAGTTAATCTCGTCGAAGAGCCTCACCTCATAGCTTCCCTGAATCGAGAAGGAAGTCATATTCATATATAGCGGCGAGTCAGTTGTGATCTCAGCCACTGTGAATGGAGGGCTATGGCAGACCTCTCTGCGAACTAGCGAGCAATCTTGCAAGTGAGTTAAGTTGGATTTGGTATTACGACGCTACTGGCACCCATGAGGCACCGTTTTAGTGCTGAGAAAAGCACTCCCAGCCTCCACCTGACTAGCCTCAAGCTGTCCGTAGGTGTCACAAGTCACCTTGATACCACTGTGTCCCAGGCGGGTAAAGGGTTTTGGTAATTTCTGGTCAGCGTCGAAAACAATAGCAGGGATTGAGATTGTCGATATGATTTATCGTGATCAAGTTGGAAGCCCAGGTAGTACAGCTGCAGAGCGCTTTGCAGCGCTCGCAGTATAGCTGTGCCCGCTAAAGGGCTGAACTCAGCCTCATGAAAACGATGCGACGGAACCAGGTTATTGAGTATCCTGAGTTGAGTCATGAAATCTACAATGAACCTGAGAAGGTTAAGGCTTTTGATGATCTTAAGGAATGGATTGCTCAGAATAGCAAATACTAGTTGTTTGTTAGGCTCTTATTGAGCCTCATTCTTTCGAGTCTCACTACCCAGGCATGCAGACGCAAATCCGAATACACTAAATTCCAACCCCAATCAAAATAGAGACCGGCCCATAGTTAGAACCATCTGAACCAAAGCGCAACTTTGCTCCCAGATCCAATGTCACCGGTGACTTTCTAAACAACGCATATCCAGCGTAAAATCCATAGCGAAATTCACCTCGGCAACGCTTACTTTGATTCCCATTTTTAGCCGACTCTAACTGGCACAGCCTACCATAGTTTAAATCTCCACCAAACACCGGCGTGAACTCCGTACTATACAAATTGTGCTGTAAGCCAGCTGTAAAAGCCAAGTACTCCTCTTTATAATCTCTTTCTTTCTGTGAAGAGTCGCGAGAGTAAGAGATTCCCACCTGAGCATCATTACTTAGCGTAGACCAACGCTGCCCCAGTTCCAAATACCTCATACGATCAGAGTCACACTGTATAGAAGCTCCCAGTCGGGTGTAAACTCTATTCTTTCGGTATTGCTGCCATTGCTTCAAAGGTCTGGACTGTTTTCCCGAAGAATAACCTCTATGAGATTGTTGAGCTATAAAATCGATTGCTTGATCTGCAATATTTTCAGCATGCATTTTAAGGTAAGATGAATCGCTGTTTGAAGCGTACTCATAGGCCTTGCTAAAAGGAAGTAAAACGACAAAGGGAGGATATGCCCATTTTTTTTCAATACCTGATGAATAGAGGTTTCTCGCAGAGTTTTTTGTGGACAATGTTAAACTAAGTTGATTCGCACAATTTGTAATAGGTAGTGGGAACAGTAGTTTGAAAAAGACATCAATGTTCCCAGAGCGATTCGAGCAGAAGCCCGATTGGTACGAAAATGTCCCTTTCTTCCTTAGGAACGAAATTTGATCTAATTTTATGTGAGCCCTATCGGGAGTATTCACAATCTGAAATTGACTTGGCAAGTGTTCACCAAGAGATTCCTTAAATACTTCATTTTGCTCTGATGTAAGTTCCGGAGTGTTTCCAATATAGACTCGTTTTTGCTCAGAGAAGTGATTTGCTTTGATGGGATCAATTCCAGGATAACTATCTCTTGTTGTTAGACAGGCTGAGATGAGTGGAACAACCATCATAAAAAGCACAAGTCTAGAAAATCGGTTAATCAATCATTTTTACCTTTAAATTATGAAGAAGACTTCCATTCATTAATTGGACCAGGAAGTGCGAATATTATTGCAGCTTTTCTGGCACTTCTAAGTAGTCATAATGGCGAATTAACTGATGCCGAACTGGCAACGTGAATAAAAGGCAGCTAGTTAATAAGCATTTCAGCATCATAAGTAAAGTTTATTATTCGCTCAGGCCGAACTGTCTAGGTCTAAGTTGATTCAAAAATGATGCGTAATCCCGTAGGCATG
The nucleotide sequence above comes from Pseudobacteriovorax antillogorgiicola. Encoded proteins:
- a CDS encoding beta/gamma crystallin family protein, giving the protein MAEITTDSPLYMNMTSFSIQGSYEVRLFDEINFSGTDRDYREDVRSLFDLGFDDRAMSYTIEEIAP